One Sanguibacter keddieii DSM 10542 genomic window carries:
- a CDS encoding MFS transporter, with translation MSNSTMRETPAHETAPHARPQVVVATLALAGIVAALMQTLVVPLIGDLPRLLDASPSSTTWVITVTLLAAAVATPVAGRLGDMYGKKRLILACTVPLVLGSVVCALSSSVVPMIAGRGLQGLGMGIVPLGISLLRDVLPEQRVGSAIALMSASMGVGGALGLPFAAAIAEHGSWRTLFWVAAGLSLVVAVMVAVFVPKGAARTTPGRFDLLGAVGLGAGLVALLLAISRGSDWGWASGTTVSLFVGAAVVFTAWGWWELRTRQPLVDLRVTARPQVLMTNLASVLVGFAMYAQSLVLPQLLQLPVETGYGLGQTMLAMGLWMAPAGLMMMAVAPVGARLSAVRGPKVTLALGALVIATGYASSMLLLGSTWGILVVTLVCNSGVGLAYGAMPALIMSAVPRDETAAANSFNALMRSIGSSVAAAIMGMILAHMTMDLGGTALPTEAGFRTALLIGAGVGLAAAVVAALIPVRRATVTGDPVEATPARTAART, from the coding sequence ATGAGCAATTCCACCATGCGCGAGACCCCGGCACACGAGACCGCCCCGCACGCCCGCCCCCAGGTGGTCGTCGCGACGCTCGCCCTGGCCGGCATCGTCGCCGCACTCATGCAGACGCTCGTCGTGCCGCTCATCGGCGACCTCCCCCGCCTCCTCGACGCCTCGCCCTCGAGCACCACCTGGGTCATCACCGTCACCCTGCTCGCCGCCGCCGTCGCGACGCCCGTCGCCGGCCGCCTCGGCGACATGTACGGCAAGAAGCGCCTCATCCTCGCCTGCACGGTGCCGCTCGTCCTCGGCTCCGTCGTCTGCGCGCTGTCGTCGTCGGTGGTCCCGATGATCGCCGGCCGAGGGCTCCAGGGGCTCGGCATGGGCATCGTCCCGCTCGGCATCAGCCTGCTCCGCGACGTCCTGCCCGAGCAGCGCGTCGGGTCGGCCATCGCGCTCATGAGCGCCTCGATGGGGGTCGGCGGCGCGCTCGGCCTGCCGTTCGCCGCGGCGATCGCGGAGCACGGCAGCTGGCGGACCCTCTTCTGGGTGGCGGCCGGGCTGTCGCTCGTCGTCGCCGTCATGGTCGCGGTCTTCGTGCCGAAGGGCGCCGCACGCACCACCCCGGGACGCTTCGACCTCCTCGGGGCGGTCGGGCTCGGCGCCGGCCTGGTCGCGCTGCTGCTCGCGATCTCGCGCGGCTCCGACTGGGGCTGGGCCAGCGGCACCACGGTCTCGCTCTTCGTCGGCGCGGCCGTCGTCTTCACCGCCTGGGGCTGGTGGGAGCTGCGCACCCGGCAGCCTCTGGTCGACCTGCGTGTCACCGCACGCCCGCAGGTCCTCATGACCAACCTCGCGTCGGTCCTCGTCGGGTTCGCGATGTACGCCCAGTCCCTCGTGCTCCCGCAGCTGCTCCAGCTGCCCGTCGAGACCGGGTACGGGCTCGGTCAGACCATGCTCGCCATGGGCCTCTGGATGGCGCCGGCGGGTCTGATGATGATGGCCGTCGCGCCGGTCGGGGCGCGGCTGTCCGCCGTCCGCGGCCCCAAGGTGACCCTCGCGCTCGGGGCGCTGGTCATCGCCACGGGGTACGCATCCTCCATGCTGCTGCTCGGCTCGACCTGGGGGATCCTCGTGGTCACCCTCGTGTGCAACAGCGGTGTCGGTCTCGCCTACGGCGCGATGCCCGCCCTCATCATGTCGGCCGTCCCGCGCGACGAGACGGCCGCGGCCAACAGCTTCAACGCGCTCATGCGCTCGATCGGCTCGTCGGTCGCCGCGGCGATCATGGGCATGATCCTCGCCCACATGACCATGGACCTCGGCGGGACCGCGCTGCCCACCGAGGCCGGGTTCCGCACCGCGCTGCTCATCGGTGCTGGCGTCGGCCTCGCGGCCGCGGTCGTCGCCGCCCTCATCCCCGTCCGCCGGGCGACGGTGACCGGGGACCCGGTCGAGGCGACCCCGGCACGCACAGCCGCCCGCACCTGA
- a CDS encoding MarR family winged helix-turn-helix transcriptional regulator: protein MVEPSRQIELELTLLNRHSYFDGPRKADAHKKVDRSAYIVLTRIELDGPLTIGELSAALGLDTSTVNRQTAAMLKADLIERIPDPAGGLARRLAMTDEGAERLEYARARTVESLGRIMSGWSEAEVEDFARSLERFNRGIEALEGRPWPRPVD from the coding sequence ATGGTGGAGCCCTCGCGGCAGATCGAGCTCGAGCTGACGCTGCTCAACCGGCACAGCTACTTCGACGGACCCCGCAAGGCGGACGCCCACAAGAAGGTGGACCGCAGCGCCTACATCGTCCTCACCCGCATCGAGCTCGACGGGCCGCTGACCATCGGCGAGCTCAGCGCCGCCCTCGGGCTCGACACCTCGACGGTGAACCGGCAGACGGCCGCGATGCTCAAGGCCGACCTCATCGAGCGGATCCCGGACCCGGCGGGCGGCCTGGCCCGCCGTCTGGCGATGACCGACGAGGGCGCGGAGCGCCTCGAGTACGCGCGTGCCAGGACTGTCGAGTCTCTCGGGCGGATCATGTCGGGGTGGTCGGAGGCCGAGGTCGAGGACTTCGCCCGTTCCCTCGAGCGCTTCAACCGCGGCATCGAGGCGCTCGAGGGTCGCCCCTGGCCGCGCCCCGTCGACTGA
- a CDS encoding formate/nitrite transporter family protein has translation MSYVKPDEVVATAIDAGATKAALSTPELLVRGVLGGAILACATTLAFQATVQTGQPIVGAIIFPVGFIMIVLLGLELVTGSFALIPLAVFTGRATVRGMLRNFGVVLVGHVVGAVGYAAVYVAVISRMGTDTENPLVANLVQIAEAKTIGYEAMGASGLALVFLKAVLCNWMVTLGVVMAMTSRSTGGKIIAMWLPVTTFFAQGFEHAVVNLFVIPAGMMLGADVTVGDWWLWNQLPVLAGNFVGGVLLTGFGLYWAHRRSVESRLALTGDVTGAPTAPVAPTKPAAAASELQDA, from the coding sequence ATGAGCTATGTGAAGCCGGACGAGGTCGTCGCGACCGCGATCGACGCAGGGGCCACCAAGGCCGCGCTGTCCACCCCCGAGCTCCTCGTCCGGGGTGTCCTCGGAGGGGCGATCCTCGCGTGCGCGACGACGCTCGCCTTCCAGGCGACGGTCCAGACGGGGCAGCCGATCGTCGGCGCGATCATCTTCCCCGTCGGGTTCATCATGATCGTGCTGCTGGGCCTCGAGCTCGTGACGGGCAGCTTCGCGCTCATCCCGCTCGCGGTCTTCACGGGGCGGGCCACGGTCCGCGGGATGCTCCGCAACTTCGGCGTGGTGCTCGTCGGGCACGTCGTCGGTGCGGTCGGCTACGCGGCGGTCTACGTCGCGGTCATCAGCCGCATGGGGACGGACACCGAGAACCCGCTCGTGGCGAACCTCGTGCAGATCGCCGAGGCCAAGACCATCGGCTACGAGGCGATGGGCGCGAGCGGCCTGGCCCTGGTGTTCCTCAAGGCGGTCCTCTGCAACTGGATGGTCACCCTCGGCGTCGTCATGGCGATGACCTCGAGGTCCACGGGCGGCAAGATCATCGCGATGTGGCTGCCGGTCACCACGTTCTTCGCGCAGGGGTTCGAGCACGCCGTGGTCAACCTGTTCGTCATCCCCGCCGGCATGATGCTCGGCGCCGACGTCACCGTCGGCGACTGGTGGCTGTGGAACCAGCTGCCCGTCCTCGCCGGGAACTTCGTCGGAGGTGTCCTCCTCACCGGATTCGGCCTCTACTGGGCGCACCGCCGCAGCGTCGAGTCCCGCCTCGCGCTCACGGGCGACGTGACCGGCGCCCCGACGGCCCCGGTCGCCCCGACGAAGCCTGCCGCTGCGGCCTCTGAGCTCCAGGACGCCTGA
- a CDS encoding 2'-5' RNA ligase family protein codes for MSEPVYGVFLLPDAATSAAISSITFSVERQFGLVSAGRFPPHATLAGSVPITAPPERVADSLDPVLDQRAAFDVYNRGIARHGRAVAYDIDTLPDGSTNLALHRLAVDVNRALAPLAHQIDATLVSPFAADRFRAHLSLASHELSTDPAIAADVEAFIREVPAPAPAEHFTARRVALYSFTSDCWGGAWWRSLAWERIRTWSLREQPAQGA; via the coding sequence ATGTCAGAGCCTGTCTACGGAGTCTTCCTGCTGCCCGACGCCGCCACCTCGGCCGCGATCTCCAGCATCACCTTCAGCGTCGAGCGGCAGTTCGGGCTCGTCTCCGCCGGGCGCTTCCCCCCGCACGCCACGCTGGCCGGGTCGGTCCCGATCACCGCCCCACCCGAGCGCGTCGCGGACTCGCTCGACCCGGTCCTCGACCAGAGAGCCGCCTTCGACGTCTACAACCGAGGGATCGCCAGGCACGGAAGAGCCGTCGCCTACGACATCGACACCCTCCCCGACGGCAGCACCAACCTCGCGCTGCACCGGCTCGCGGTCGACGTCAACCGTGCGCTCGCCCCGCTGGCGCACCAGATCGACGCGACGCTCGTCTCGCCCTTCGCGGCGGACCGCTTCCGGGCGCACCTCTCGCTCGCCTCCCACGAGCTGAGCACCGACCCCGCGATCGCGGCAGACGTGGAGGCGTTCATCCGTGAGGTTCCCGCCCCGGCCCCCGCCGAGCACTTCACGGCGCGGAGGGTCGCGCTCTACTCGTTCACCAGCGACTGCTGGGGCGGCGCGTGGTGGCGCTCCCTCGCGTGGGAGCGGATCCGGACCTGGTCGCTGCGGGAACAGCCGGCGCAGGGGGCGTGA
- a CDS encoding YczE/YyaS/YitT family protein, which translates to MTTARVLQDLTPLEQLRAGRMPRRLVQLVLGLVLFGVSLAMVLRSGLGLSPWDVLHLGISRSTPLSIGTVVVLMSLAVLALWIPLRQAPGLGTIANALLVGAVIDLSLKVVPDVDHLALQVPMLVAGVVLNALGGALYIGAQLGTGPRDGLMTGLSRQTGLSLRLVRTGIEVTALVAGWLLGGTVGLGTVLYAIAVGPLVQRFLPWCVVVVEKPAPRRPKTSDPETPGPVTPGP; encoded by the coding sequence GTGACCACCGCCCGCGTCCTCCAAGACCTCACGCCGCTCGAGCAGCTGCGTGCCGGTCGCATGCCTCGTCGTCTCGTCCAGCTGGTGCTCGGGCTGGTGCTCTTCGGGGTGTCGCTCGCGATGGTGCTCCGCAGCGGGCTGGGCCTCAGCCCCTGGGACGTGCTGCACCTGGGCATCTCGCGCAGCACACCGCTGTCCATCGGGACAGTGGTGGTCCTCATGTCGCTCGCGGTCCTCGCGCTGTGGATCCCGCTCCGGCAGGCCCCGGGGCTCGGCACCATCGCGAACGCCCTGCTCGTCGGAGCGGTGATCGACCTGTCGCTCAAGGTGGTCCCCGACGTCGACCACCTCGCTCTCCAGGTGCCCATGCTGGTGGCGGGGGTGGTGCTCAACGCCCTGGGCGGTGCCCTCTACATCGGCGCGCAGCTCGGGACCGGGCCTCGTGACGGCCTCATGACCGGCCTCTCGCGGCAGACCGGGCTGTCGCTGCGCCTCGTCCGCACAGGGATCGAGGTCACCGCGCTCGTCGCCGGCTGGCTGCTCGGTGGGACCGTGGGCCTCGGCACCGTCCTCTACGCGATCGCGGTCGGACCGCTGGTGCAGCGGTTCCTGCCGTGGTGCGTCGTCGTGGTCGAGAAGCCTGCGCCTCGCCGGCCGAAGACGTCAGATCCCGAGACCCCAGGGCCCGTCACCCCTGGCCCGTGA
- a CDS encoding LLM class flavin-dependent oxidoreductase, whose protein sequence is MTTTDPATTIDEPTGTPGRRRTGVMLPRDLPPTEVLTFARRADELGFDELWVVEDLGFRGGMTQAAAVLAVTPRITVGIGIAPAAARHAAFAAMEVATLGQLFSGRVIAGIGHGMPAWMRSLGVWPSSPLTLLEETTTAVRSVLRGRAVPDGRYVTLRHEEFTELPDVVPPVVLGVRGPKSLALSGRVADGTILAEPAPPTYIRAALGHIAAAGEHDLIAYDVAVVDDDGERALEAVRPGLAYVGEPDWAPHLVDLDFADDLRALRSRCGSPAELAREMPREWVDALSLAGTPDAVRAKIAARHEAGAGSVVLTPVGDDRLAQLEQLARAL, encoded by the coding sequence ATGACCACGACCGACCCCGCCACCACCATCGACGAGCCCACCGGGACCCCTGGCCGGCGTCGCACCGGCGTCATGCTCCCCCGGGACCTCCCGCCCACCGAGGTCCTGACCTTCGCGCGTCGCGCGGACGAGCTCGGCTTCGACGAGCTGTGGGTGGTCGAGGACCTCGGCTTCCGGGGCGGCATGACGCAGGCCGCGGCGGTGCTGGCGGTCACGCCGAGGATCACGGTCGGCATCGGGATCGCGCCTGCGGCAGCGCGCCACGCAGCCTTCGCCGCGATGGAGGTCGCGACGCTCGGCCAGCTCTTCTCGGGCCGCGTCATCGCCGGCATCGGGCACGGGATGCCCGCGTGGATGCGCAGCCTCGGCGTGTGGCCGTCGAGCCCGCTGACGCTGCTCGAGGAGACGACCACCGCCGTGAGGTCCGTGCTCCGGGGTCGCGCCGTCCCCGACGGTCGGTACGTGACGCTGCGGCACGAGGAGTTCACCGAGCTCCCCGACGTGGTGCCACCGGTCGTGCTCGGTGTGCGCGGGCCGAAGTCCCTCGCGCTCTCGGGCCGGGTCGCCGACGGGACGATCCTGGCCGAGCCCGCACCGCCGACCTACATCCGCGCGGCCCTCGGGCACATCGCCGCCGCCGGAGAGCACGACCTCATCGCCTACGACGTGGCGGTCGTCGACGACGACGGCGAGCGCGCCCTCGAGGCCGTGCGCCCGGGCCTGGCCTACGTCGGGGAGCCCGACTGGGCGCCGCACCTCGTCGACCTGGACTTCGCCGACGACCTCAGGGCGCTGCGTTCCCGGTGCGGCTCACCTGCTGAGCTGGCCCGTGAGATGCCGCGCGAGTGGGTCGACGCCCTCAGCCTGGCCGGGACCCCGGACGCGGTGCGCGCCAAGATCGCCGCACGGCACGAGGCCGGTGCGGGCAGCGTCGTGCTCACGCCCGTCGGGGACGACCGGCTCGCCCAGCTGGAGCAGCTCGCCCGCGCGCTGTAG
- a CDS encoding class I SAM-dependent methyltransferase — MTGTSAAYSARAAEYADLLGSMTAVHLADRQLVDSWAGGLSGRVLDAGCGPGHWTAHLQRLGLDAYGIDLAPALVEHARSTYPGVRFELQSIDQIDEPDGSLGGVLSWFSTIHHEPSTISVPIAELARTLRPGGQLVLGYFDGDVCEPFDHAVVRAYRWPADELHRVLEAAGLEVVETRRRSARGERPVGAIVCERRPLP, encoded by the coding sequence ATGACCGGGACCAGCGCCGCGTACTCCGCCCGGGCTGCGGAGTACGCAGATCTCCTGGGCTCGATGACTGCGGTGCACCTCGCTGACCGGCAGCTCGTCGACTCGTGGGCCGGAGGTCTGAGCGGCCGCGTCCTCGACGCCGGGTGCGGCCCCGGGCACTGGACCGCCCACCTGCAGAGGCTCGGTCTCGACGCCTACGGGATCGACCTCGCACCGGCGCTCGTCGAGCACGCCCGGTCGACCTACCCGGGCGTCCGCTTCGAGCTGCAGAGCATCGACCAGATCGACGAGCCCGACGGCTCGCTCGGCGGGGTCCTCTCCTGGTTCTCGACCATCCACCACGAGCCGTCGACCATCAGCGTGCCGATCGCCGAGCTTGCCCGCACCCTCCGGCCGGGAGGCCAGCTCGTGCTGGGGTATTTCGACGGTGACGTGTGCGAGCCCTTCGACCACGCCGTCGTGCGCGCGTACCGGTGGCCGGCGGACGAGCTCCACCGCGTCCTCGAGGCGGCAGGGCTCGAGGTGGTCGAGACCCGTCGACGGTCGGCCCGCGGCGAGAGGCCCGTAGGTGCGATCGTGTGCGAGAGACGTCCGCTGCCGTGA
- the nagB gene encoding glucosamine-6-phosphate deaminase has translation MEIVILDSTERIASAAADAVEQVLRTHETPVLGLATGSSPLPVYREIVRRHTEDGLSLAHARAFLLDEYVGLPHGHPESYREVIRRELTGLVDIPAASVQGPDGGADDVAAAGRRYDEAIHAAGGVDLQLLGIGSDGHIAFNEPGSSLASRTRLKTLTEQTRQDNARFFDHVDDVPYHVLTQGLGTIMEARHLVLVATGEGKAEAVAAMVEGPVSQVCPASVTQMHPHVSVLLDEAAASRLRLADYYRHTYAHKPAWQGL, from the coding sequence ATGGAGATCGTGATCCTGGACAGCACCGAGCGCATCGCCTCGGCCGCCGCCGACGCCGTCGAGCAGGTGCTGCGGACCCACGAGACCCCGGTCCTCGGCCTCGCCACCGGCTCGTCCCCGCTGCCGGTGTACCGAGAGATCGTGCGGCGTCACACGGAGGACGGCCTGAGCCTCGCGCACGCCCGCGCGTTCCTGCTCGACGAGTACGTCGGGCTGCCGCACGGCCACCCCGAGTCCTACCGCGAGGTCATCCGGCGCGAGCTCACCGGGCTGGTCGACATCCCGGCCGCATCCGTCCAGGGCCCCGACGGCGGGGCGGACGACGTCGCCGCCGCGGGACGGCGCTACGACGAGGCCATCCACGCCGCCGGGGGCGTCGACCTCCAGCTGCTGGGGATCGGGTCGGACGGCCACATCGCCTTCAACGAGCCTGGCTCGTCGCTCGCCTCGCGGACCCGGCTCAAGACCCTCACCGAGCAGACCCGGCAGGACAACGCGCGGTTCTTCGACCACGTCGACGACGTCCCGTACCACGTGCTCACCCAGGGCCTCGGGACGATCATGGAGGCCCGCCACCTCGTGCTCGTCGCCACCGGCGAGGGCAAGGCAGAGGCCGTCGCCGCGATGGTCGAGGGTCCTGTGAGCCAGGTGTGCCCCGCGTCGGTCACCCAGATGCACCCGCACGTGAGCGTCCTGCTCGACGAGGCCGCCGCGTCGCGCCTGCGCCTCGCCGACTACTACCGCCACACCTACGCCCACAAACCCGCCTGGCAGGGGTTGTGA
- a CDS encoding glycerophosphodiester phosphodiesterase family protein yields MHLRARRALVVPVLAALLVTSAAITTPPALADPAAVGEPAGEPRTTTAGTLSDDDVAREIAHGCTKSGDEILATIQGLRGEEQFTTIRHRGDFDANIPENSLTAFEESYLRCRPGIETDLRRTADNTLVMFHDTHVGKMLEPSYDPLTGQGPNAALSSLTWDQLQQKTLVNITREPQAGEKVPSLDQFLDHYRRVGGQSLLYVEIKNSTNEKAAAQAEIMDAVEQVAAFHRAHPEVGIFDRVVFKFRMSAFPLFPEWAERTRAIPDLPRVPLTQVQVSRQIARDLASDTTIPGHDGPAGLRMEAAVHSWSTHSATTDGVLSVEVTMKDSTGYTETDMRGLSDQLPFPFRGVTYHSPHDDSSAQPGTMASAVDVVHFFDKPLGQFVPVPDWVMFRAPGSFSWDDVLPNVDAGHSRTPVTPMEAFFNNSSQCCYSLRDRVDDHAQLDDDPEQNDQRILLPWLEDIKATVLTADDTDSIDAYFTTRGKKLDAGDHSVSPNRPDPTMNSLIYPGSTRFPSLMKFVTVELAPRGDPRSWFVQGSAVVSEDRPTSQQKAARVVSHDGPAGLMAVYGQATLTVDIAWSWYDSPDVRNDETRTTWVIPEHLSDGRHSFPAQVGTTTVDVHVTLSRRWASATDASIEVVRTDRSSLWGMVCGGSLHTPTDVSRCNWFDQAGSKLLDLPSYRPTEVRPGDVIGISSSHGARPLTVSTALWGRGWNDVPVSMSSSRIDAAGRWDTPLSVPAPGDHGLVDVRYVLRADSYRTPL; encoded by the coding sequence ATGCATCTCCGAGCCCGCCGCGCCCTCGTCGTGCCCGTCCTCGCAGCACTTCTGGTGACGTCCGCAGCGATCACCACACCCCCGGCCCTGGCGGACCCGGCCGCTGTCGGGGAACCCGCGGGAGAACCTCGGACGACAACCGCAGGCACCCTGTCCGACGACGACGTGGCGCGAGAGATCGCGCACGGGTGCACCAAGTCCGGCGACGAGATCCTCGCCACCATCCAGGGGCTGAGGGGCGAGGAGCAGTTCACCACGATCCGGCACCGTGGGGACTTCGACGCGAACATCCCCGAGAACAGCCTCACCGCGTTCGAGGAGAGCTATCTCCGATGCCGGCCAGGGATCGAGACCGACCTCCGCCGCACGGCAGACAACACCTTGGTGATGTTCCACGACACGCACGTCGGCAAGATGCTCGAGCCGTCGTACGACCCCCTGACCGGACAGGGACCGAACGCGGCGCTCAGCAGCCTGACATGGGACCAGCTGCAGCAGAAGACCTTGGTGAACATCACCCGAGAACCGCAGGCCGGCGAGAAGGTACCGAGCCTCGACCAGTTCCTCGACCACTACCGCCGCGTCGGGGGCCAGTCGTTGCTCTACGTCGAGATCAAGAACAGCACGAACGAGAAGGCCGCCGCGCAGGCCGAGATCATGGACGCGGTCGAGCAGGTCGCTGCCTTCCACCGGGCACATCCCGAGGTCGGCATCTTCGACCGGGTCGTCTTCAAGTTCCGGATGAGCGCCTTCCCGCTCTTCCCCGAGTGGGCGGAGCGCACACGGGCCATCCCTGACCTCCCGCGCGTACCGCTGACCCAGGTGCAGGTCTCCCGTCAGATCGCCCGCGACCTCGCCAGCGACACCACCATCCCAGGGCACGACGGACCTGCCGGCCTGCGGATGGAGGCCGCTGTGCACAGCTGGTCGACGCACAGCGCGACCACCGACGGCGTCCTCTCGGTCGAGGTCACCATGAAGGACTCCACGGGATACACGGAGACAGACATGCGCGGCCTCTCTGACCAGCTCCCCTTCCCCTTCCGCGGAGTCACCTATCACTCCCCGCACGACGACTCCTCCGCCCAACCCGGGACGATGGCGTCGGCGGTCGACGTCGTCCACTTCTTCGACAAGCCCCTCGGCCAGTTCGTCCCCGTCCCCGACTGGGTCATGTTCCGTGCCCCCGGGTCCTTCAGCTGGGACGACGTGCTGCCGAACGTCGATGCCGGTCACTCGAGGACTCCCGTCACACCGATGGAGGCCTTCTTCAACAACAGCTCGCAGTGCTGCTACTCCCTGCGCGATCGCGTGGACGACCACGCGCAGCTGGACGACGACCCAGAGCAGAACGACCAGCGGATCCTGCTGCCGTGGCTCGAGGACATCAAGGCCACGGTGCTGACGGCCGACGACACCGACAGCATCGACGCCTACTTCACCACCCGCGGGAAGAAGCTCGACGCCGGCGACCACAGCGTCAGCCCGAACCGCCCCGACCCGACGATGAACTCGCTGATCTACCCCGGCTCGACCCGGTTCCCGTCGCTGATGAAGTTCGTCACGGTGGAGCTCGCACCGCGAGGGGACCCCAGGTCATGGTTCGTCCAGGGGAGCGCGGTGGTCTCCGAGGACAGGCCCACGTCCCAGCAGAAGGCGGCTCGGGTCGTCTCCCACGACGGGCCCGCGGGGTTGATGGCGGTCTACGGGCAGGCCACCCTGACGGTCGACATCGCGTGGTCCTGGTACGACTCGCCGGACGTGCGGAACGACGAGACCAGGACCACCTGGGTGATCCCAGAACACCTCTCCGACGGTCGGCACTCCTTCCCGGCGCAGGTCGGCACGACCACCGTCGACGTCCACGTCACGCTGTCGAGACGATGGGCCTCCGCGACAGACGCGAGCATCGAGGTCGTGCGGACCGACCGGTCCTCGCTCTGGGGCATGGTGTGCGGAGGTTCGCTCCACACCCCGACCGACGTCTCGCGGTGCAACTGGTTCGACCAGGCAGGGTCCAAGCTGCTCGACCTCCCCTCCTATCGTCCGACCGAGGTGAGGCCCGGCGACGTCATCGGCATCAGCTCCTCGCACGGGGCCCGTCCGCTCACCGTCAGCACCGCACTCTGGGGCCGAGGGTGGAACGACGTCCCCGTCTCGATGTCGTCCTCACGGATCGACGCCGCCGGCCGGTGGGACACGCCGCTCTCGGTACCAGCGCCCGGCGACCACGGCCTCGTCGACGTCCGCTACGTGCTGCGCGCGGACAGCTACCGGACACCGCTCTGA
- a CDS encoding ROK family protein: protein MSDRLVLALDIGGTNARGEVLDVRLGAPLVRADLPTPEQDGEATIATIESLCRLLLAGLSETDRARVQAVGLAVPGIIDAETGVVRLASNLGWSDEPVAARLSALLGLEVVLHHDVTAAGLAEHRLGAGAGAPDLLAVFIGTGMAALVVTGGEVVSGGLHQAGEIGHMPVEQGGRPCPCGQTGCLEMYASARAIGRAYGAVTGDVSATSLDVVTALGTDPRADAVWSEAMDWLAHGLLGPITLLSPVRIVLGGGLSASGAVLVDALRTRLDALSHVAAVPEIVTASLGQRAGVLGSGLATFAAIERTQLV, encoded by the coding sequence GTGAGCGACCGCCTGGTCCTCGCGCTCGACATCGGGGGGACCAACGCCCGGGGCGAGGTGCTCGACGTGCGCCTCGGCGCACCCCTGGTCCGCGCCGACCTGCCCACCCCCGAGCAGGACGGCGAGGCCACCATCGCGACCATCGAGTCGCTGTGCCGGCTGCTGCTCGCCGGGCTCTCCGAGACCGACCGCGCCCGGGTGCAGGCCGTCGGGCTCGCCGTGCCCGGGATCATCGACGCCGAGACCGGCGTGGTGCGCCTCGCGAGCAACCTCGGGTGGTCGGACGAGCCCGTGGCCGCGAGGCTGTCCGCGCTGCTCGGGCTCGAGGTCGTGCTGCACCACGACGTCACGGCCGCCGGGCTCGCCGAGCACCGCCTCGGTGCCGGCGCGGGCGCGCCCGACCTGCTCGCCGTGTTCATCGGGACCGGGATGGCGGCGCTCGTCGTCACCGGCGGCGAGGTGGTGTCCGGCGGCCTGCACCAGGCCGGCGAGATCGGGCACATGCCCGTCGAGCAGGGCGGGCGCCCGTGCCCGTGCGGGCAGACGGGGTGCCTCGAGATGTACGCCTCGGCGCGAGCCATCGGCCGTGCCTACGGCGCGGTCACCGGGGACGTCTCGGCGACCTCCCTCGACGTGGTCACGGCTCTCGGCACGGACCCCCGGGCCGACGCCGTGTGGTCCGAGGCCATGGACTGGCTCGCCCACGGGCTCCTCGGCCCCATCACGCTGCTCTCGCCCGTGCGCATCGTGCTCGGCGGAGGGCTGTCCGCGTCCGGCGCCGTCCTCGTCGACGCGCTGCGCACCCGGCTCGACGCGCTGTCCCACGTGGCCGCGGTCCCCGAGATCGTCACCGCGTCGCTCGGGCAGCGGGCCGGCGTGCTCGGGTCGGGGCTCGCGACCTTCGCGGCGATCGAGCGCACCCAGCTGGTGTGA